The following coding sequences lie in one Thalassoglobus polymorphus genomic window:
- a CDS encoding response regulator transcription factor, which yields MSSGMTPVEEMVHRILVVEDDKDEAEFLKAFLNENKYTVEIAKDSGQAHVAFSMHLPDFVILDVILPNEVSGFEVCERMKKENPFIPVMMLTAIDMDDARSLASRVGADGYMTKPYDPEELLAQIHIIAEDVWKQRHLGTRPDTGEKVRFNCGECGKRLKVKASHRGRTLNCPRCGQPAVVPLHD from the coding sequence ATGAGTAGTGGAATGACCCCCGTCGAAGAGATGGTCCACCGCATTCTTGTTGTCGAAGACGACAAGGACGAGGCGGAGTTTCTGAAGGCATTTCTCAACGAAAATAAATATACGGTCGAAATTGCAAAAGACTCGGGGCAAGCACATGTCGCCTTTTCAATGCATCTGCCGGATTTCGTGATTCTCGATGTGATTCTGCCGAATGAGGTGTCCGGTTTCGAAGTCTGCGAACGGATGAAAAAAGAGAATCCGTTCATTCCCGTTATGATGCTGACCGCCATTGATATGGATGACGCCCGCTCACTCGCCTCACGAGTCGGAGCGGATGGATATATGACCAAGCCGTACGATCCGGAAGAGCTGCTTGCTCAAATTCATATCATCGCCGAAGATGTTTGGAAGCAACGACATTTAGGAACTCGACCTGACACGGGTGAGAAAGTCCGGTTTAATTGTGGAGAGTGCGGGAAACGTTTGAAGGTGAAGGCGTCGCACCGAGGGCGAACCTTGAATTGTCCTCGCTGTGGCCAGCCAGCAGTTGTTCCGCTTCACGATTAA